From the genome of Methylocystis heyeri:
TTGTGCGGCCGGAACAGCGGCTTCCCCTCGGCGGATGAAACATCCTGTCCGCGCTCAGGGCTATCGGCCTTGATCAGCGCCCGCCAATGGGCCTCGTCCCGGTCTTCGCGCAGATGTTCGACCGCTGCCGGCTCGAGGAAATCCCGTTTGTCGATAGCGGAGCCCAACATGCCGAGGCGGGGGTTGGACTCCATGAGCGAGGTCATCCGCTCCAGCCAGCAGGGCTCGGCGTCTTCGACCACGACGTCGCTTTCGATATAGGCGAAATAGGGTCCCCAGCTTTCGAGCTCGCCGAACACCAGTTCGGCGAGCGCGTTCAAATTGTTCTGCGGCGAACGCAGGATTTTGTCGAACATGCCGCGCCGTTCGAAGCCGGCCAGGACCTTTTCGACGAGCGGATCGTCGGACGCCATGTCGACGAGGATGAATCTG
Proteins encoded in this window:
- a CDS encoding glycosyltransferase family 2 protein, which codes for MTKPVTVLISSRNRPLYLWACLDALYARTRIPCRFILVDMASDDPLVEKVLAGFERRGMFDKILRSPQNNLNALAELVFGELESWGPYFAYIESDVVVEDAEPCWLERMTSLMESNPRLGMLGSAIDKRDFLEPAAVEHLREDRDEAHWRALIKADSPERGQDVSSAEGKPLFRPHNPAGRLLMLRSEAIKEVGVAQDSVLDRLMREAGYETAVATKVRHRHLSLVQLFDYPDYDMSARNKFMSKLDEFKQGDGD